From a region of the Paenibacillus lutimineralis genome:
- a CDS encoding cache domain-containing sensor histidine kinase — protein MNLRIKLFTAFLGLVIIPLFILGIITFLVSFNSIETKYSQQSEYSLKAIGYSIKNVFYEMDNVTDNGIAKGVFQQALIAKDPDSQDLTASSQLELNANQKNFRSLLYNHPAIDYAFLYNVHGRVGSNVITIFNKENFQTLPYEQFKEHPLYDEVVSLRGMPLWIAPHEYPEFTGSDNVFTQIRLIKDLNNLRSVGILVVQIKNWEFEKIFQNLRLGSSMKDTRFMLVNNKGQVLYDYKSEMVGQSLEPNIMKKLEGGGTYQSFKAKFNGEESVISAYDLKEYPWKLVSVTSWRYLSREVVTFANWFVIIFFVCVVTALLFNLLFMNRITGTIGVIVRFMRKVEDGDLSARVDEKGDDELLLLQQGFNNQMVKINELFEQVKREQFQKANAELRVLQAQIKPHFLFNTLESINVLAVQNEGRKVSEMVLRLANILRISIQDKEEISLSLEIEHLKNYLEIQKFRFDDLFDYEIDIPDEMMGCQLLKLTLQPLVENSIQHGFEGIEYQGMIKVTGRMEADRITLRVEDNGIGMTNEALSKIQYLDWDNPAYHESGSYPNHERRGLGLRSVYDRLRLKYGVRYGLFICSQPGYGTVIQCVIPKYELGDKNETEGVIS, from the coding sequence ATGAATCTGCGAATTAAATTGTTTACCGCTTTTCTGGGGCTGGTGATCATCCCTTTATTTATCCTCGGCATTATTACGTTTCTAGTCAGCTTTAATTCGATAGAGACGAAGTATAGCCAGCAGTCGGAATATTCGCTGAAGGCGATCGGCTATAGCATCAAGAACGTATTCTATGAAATGGATAATGTAACCGATAACGGCATTGCCAAAGGGGTGTTCCAACAGGCGTTGATTGCCAAAGACCCGGATTCGCAGGATTTGACGGCATCGAGCCAGCTTGAGCTTAATGCGAACCAGAAGAACTTTCGGTCGCTGCTCTATAATCACCCAGCGATTGATTACGCCTTTTTGTACAATGTGCATGGGCGTGTTGGATCGAATGTGATTACAATTTTTAATAAAGAGAATTTTCAGACTTTACCTTACGAACAGTTTAAGGAGCATCCACTGTATGATGAAGTTGTGTCTCTCAGAGGGATGCCGCTATGGATTGCGCCTCATGAGTACCCTGAATTTACTGGCTCGGACAATGTATTTACGCAGATCCGCTTGATTAAAGATTTGAACAATCTGCGTAGCGTAGGTATTCTGGTTGTTCAGATTAAAAACTGGGAATTTGAGAAGATATTTCAGAACCTCAGGCTGGGCAGTAGTATGAAGGATACACGCTTCATGCTGGTCAATAACAAGGGCCAAGTATTGTATGATTACAAATCCGAAATGGTTGGGCAATCCTTGGAACCAAACATTATGAAGAAGCTTGAGGGTGGGGGGACTTATCAGAGCTTCAAGGCTAAGTTCAATGGGGAAGAGAGTGTCATTTCCGCCTATGACTTGAAGGAGTATCCTTGGAAGCTCGTCTCTGTAACATCTTGGCGCTATTTGTCGCGTGAGGTTGTGACTTTTGCCAATTGGTTCGTTATTATCTTCTTCGTATGTGTCGTAACAGCTCTGTTGTTCAACCTGTTGTTCATGAACCGGATTACAGGCACGATTGGCGTCATCGTCAGATTCATGCGCAAGGTCGAGGATGGGGACTTGAGTGCGCGCGTGGATGAGAAGGGCGATGATGAGCTATTGCTTCTGCAGCAAGGCTTCAACAATCAGATGGTCAAAATTAACGAATTGTTCGAGCAGGTTAAGAGAGAGCAGTTCCAGAAGGCTAATGCGGAGCTGAGAGTGCTGCAAGCCCAGATCAAGCCGCATTTTCTATTTAATACACTGGAATCTATTAATGTTCTGGCTGTCCAGAATGAAGGCCGCAAGGTCAGCGAGATGGTGCTGCGGCTCGCTAACATATTACGGATCAGCATTCAGGACAAGGAGGAGATTAGCCTCAGCCTGGAAATCGAACATTTAAAAAATTATTTGGAGATTCAGAAGTTCAGATTTGATGATCTGTTCGATTATGAAATTGATATTCCGGATGAGATGATGGGCTGCCAGCTTCTCAAGCTTACCCTTCAGCCGCTTGTGGAGAACAGCATCCAGCATGGTTTTGAAGGGATCGAGTATCAGGGAATGATCAAGGTCACTGGAAGGATGGAGGCGGATCGGATCACGCTTCGGGTCGAAGATAATGGAATTGGGATGACGAACGAAGCGCTGTCCAAGATCCAATACCTGGATTGGGATAATCCAGCCTACCATGAATCTGGATCTTATCCTAATCATGAGCGAAGAGGCCTGGGGCTGAGAAGTGTGTATGATCGCCTCCGGCTTAAATACGGAGTTAGATACGGGTTGTTCATCTGTTCGCAGCCTGGATACGGTACGGTGATTCAATGTGTGATTCCTAAATATGAATTGGGTGATAAAAATGAGACTGAAGGCGTTATTAGTTGA
- a CDS encoding response regulator transcription factor: MRLKALLVDDEVHILNNLSKVLPWEDLGFEIIGLAKNGVDALEAATLHHPDLILCDIRMPVMDGLTLIQKVREQGLTGEILLLTGYQEFEYARTAIRYGVRDYICKPINYFELEETVRKLAKQIIEKKKQKNKEQLLSRVESLANENILIHSLLGQEAVKEDELWQDEEGAGHPDSYAVLLLDMDGYAHESISWPAPERKAWNLEIKLKLKELFQPLLRDYTVLQVREGEWCIIFDTVVNQPIAMEALSLVHEKLQAMVKDKPHMLIRMCLGQEPRSLSEISAVYQRMQQILILNPSQGWFTDISNVSEDLFEPIPSGVLGVVDAQWHWVEQFGSGLRNGNYEALTQMISDLKAYVARLNETSVGRAEKLLYYLLIHLLREMREMQMLPGEQEEAVWLRLQETLSVKELISLIVSLIERYKDSLSTKKSSEVLMMSAQNYIQQNLGSDFGIEDISDFLGISCSYFCLLFKNHFGETFVEYLTRQRIETAKYMLSGSEKSITQIGAEVGYQERRYFTKVFQKYTGMTPSEYRLKDSPAS, encoded by the coding sequence ATGAGACTGAAGGCGTTATTAGTTGATGATGAGGTTCATATCCTGAACAATCTATCGAAGGTGCTGCCTTGGGAGGATCTGGGCTTTGAAATTATCGGCTTGGCTAAGAACGGTGTGGACGCTTTGGAGGCGGCTACCCTGCATCATCCCGATTTGATTTTATGTGATATCCGAATGCCGGTAATGGATGGTTTGACGCTGATCCAGAAGGTTAGAGAACAGGGATTAACCGGGGAAATCCTTCTTCTGACAGGCTATCAGGAATTTGAATATGCACGTACCGCGATTCGCTACGGGGTTCGCGATTATATTTGCAAGCCGATCAACTACTTCGAATTGGAAGAAACGGTAAGGAAGCTGGCGAAGCAGATCATCGAGAAGAAGAAGCAGAAGAACAAAGAGCAGCTCTTAAGCCGGGTAGAATCCCTGGCTAATGAGAATATTCTGATTCATTCCTTATTGGGACAAGAGGCAGTCAAAGAGGATGAATTGTGGCAGGATGAGGAAGGCGCAGGTCACCCAGATAGCTATGCCGTATTGCTGCTGGATATGGACGGCTACGCGCACGAGTCCATCTCCTGGCCTGCCCCTGAACGGAAGGCATGGAATCTGGAGATCAAGTTGAAATTGAAGGAGCTGTTCCAGCCCCTGCTCAGAGATTACACGGTGCTTCAGGTACGCGAAGGAGAATGGTGTATCATCTTCGACACTGTCGTAAATCAGCCTATAGCAATGGAAGCCTTGAGCCTAGTGCATGAGAAATTGCAAGCGATGGTTAAAGACAAGCCGCATATGCTCATCCGTATGTGTCTGGGGCAAGAACCTCGCTCCTTGAGTGAAATATCCGCGGTTTATCAGCGCATGCAGCAGATTCTGATTCTTAACCCGTCGCAGGGATGGTTTACTGATATTTCAAATGTGAGTGAAGATCTTTTTGAGCCTATTCCTAGCGGCGTTCTCGGCGTAGTAGATGCGCAGTGGCACTGGGTTGAGCAATTCGGAAGTGGCCTGCGGAATGGTAATTATGAAGCGTTGACGCAGATGATCAGTGATTTGAAAGCTTATGTAGCCCGTCTGAATGAGACCTCGGTCGGTAGGGCCGAGAAGCTGTTGTATTACTTGCTCATTCATTTATTGCGTGAAATGCGTGAAATGCAGATGCTCCCTGGAGAACAAGAGGAAGCCGTCTGGTTACGACTTCAGGAAACGCTCAGCGTAAAGGAACTGATATCGTTGATCGTCTCACTGATTGAGCGTTATAAGGATTCGCTCTCGACGAAGAAATCATCGGAGGTACTGATGATGTCGGCGCAGAATTATATTCAGCAGAATCTGGGATCTGACTTCGGCATCGAGGATATTTCCGATTTCCTTGGCATTAGTTGCAGTTATTTCTGCCTGCTCTTCAAGAATCATTTCGGGGAAACTTTTGTGGAGTATCTGACGAGACAACGGATTGAGACGGCGAAGTATATGCTAAGCGGCAGTGAGAAGTCGATCACACAGATCGGTGCCGAGGTAGGCTATCAGGAGCGTCGTTATTTTACCAAGGTGTTCCAAAAGTATACTGGCATGACTCCCTCAGAATATCGCTTGAAGGACTCACCGGCATCTTAA
- the nagZ gene encoding beta-N-acetylhexosaminidase, with protein sequence MLDLTQWTLEQKIGQLFICGFHSLTPDEQITTLTGKYHVGGVVYFRRNIESVRQLATLSHNLQKLPRSHSDIPLIISIDQEGGMVARLDHDGISRIPGNMTLGAVDDLQLTYDVAKLAAEEMLALGINMNFAPCIDVNNNPANPVIGVRSFGEDPTKVAEHGVAATRGYQEHGVIATVKHFPGHGDTAVDSHLGLAVVPHDKERLHHIELLPFRKGIEAGADAVMTAHVIFPAFETEEIPATLSRRVLTELLREEMGFDGVIVTDCLEMHAIAKSCGIAEGAVRAIEAGADLVLVSHTLSDQIAAIEAVREAVVSGRISEDRINQSLQRILELKANRIAPSTGTDPLSVPVPLTPQVDSEALLREVAERSVTLVRDSGNLPLNKQKPLLVIWPELRHRTEVDEPSVHQYTLLNALQPYSDKVSLSVIGTRPDEGEVLEVLKRSTDFEQIVVVTYTAEGEIPEGQSHLVNALNRMHGASVVVISTRNPYDVESFKDVGTYICLYENRQFSLDAVAKVLMGEFTPQGKLPVSLKLEEITN encoded by the coding sequence ATGTTGGACTTGACTCAGTGGACTCTAGAGCAGAAGATTGGCCAATTGTTTATTTGCGGATTTCATAGCTTGACGCCTGATGAGCAAATAACTACATTGACTGGGAAATATCATGTCGGCGGTGTTGTATACTTCCGTCGTAATATTGAATCGGTTCGGCAGCTTGCCACGTTGTCGCACAATCTGCAGAAGCTTCCTCGCAGCCATTCCGATATTCCGCTCATTATATCGATCGACCAAGAGGGCGGTATGGTCGCCCGTCTCGATCATGACGGAATTAGCCGTATTCCAGGGAATATGACACTTGGAGCCGTAGACGACCTGCAATTGACCTATGATGTAGCCAAGCTGGCTGCTGAGGAGATGCTGGCGCTCGGTATCAACATGAACTTTGCCCCATGTATTGATGTGAATAACAATCCGGCCAATCCAGTCATCGGCGTCAGATCCTTTGGTGAAGATCCTACCAAGGTAGCTGAGCATGGCGTAGCAGCCACCCGAGGATATCAAGAGCATGGCGTCATTGCGACGGTTAAGCATTTTCCTGGGCATGGGGATACGGCGGTTGACTCGCATCTTGGCCTGGCTGTTGTGCCTCATGACAAGGAAAGGCTGCATCACATCGAATTGCTTCCTTTCCGCAAGGGGATTGAAGCAGGTGCCGATGCAGTGATGACGGCTCATGTCATCTTCCCGGCCTTTGAGACGGAGGAGATTCCAGCTACTTTATCGCGCCGTGTACTGACAGAGCTTCTTCGTGAAGAAATGGGCTTTGACGGTGTCATCGTAACGGATTGCCTTGAGATGCATGCTATAGCTAAGAGCTGCGGCATCGCCGAAGGAGCGGTACGGGCGATCGAGGCGGGTGCCGATCTTGTGCTGGTCAGTCACACACTTAGCGATCAGATTGCCGCTATAGAAGCAGTGAGGGAAGCGGTAGTAAGTGGCCGGATCAGTGAAGATCGAATTAATCAATCGCTGCAGCGGATATTGGAATTGAAGGCGAATCGAATTGCACCTTCCACAGGAACTGATCCTTTGAGTGTACCTGTTCCACTTACGCCTCAAGTGGATAGTGAGGCATTGCTAAGGGAAGTTGCCGAGCGGAGTGTAACGCTTGTGCGGGATTCCGGCAATCTGCCTCTGAACAAGCAGAAGCCTCTGCTTGTGATCTGGCCTGAACTGCGGCATCGCACTGAGGTCGATGAACCTTCGGTACATCAATATACGCTGCTCAACGCCTTGCAGCCATATAGCGATAAGGTCAGCTTATCAGTGATCGGAACACGCCCGGACGAAGGGGAAGTGCTAGAGGTGCTGAAGCGCAGCACTGATTTTGAACAGATTGTCGTGGTCACCTATACGGCAGAAGGCGAGATTCCGGAAGGACAGAGCCACCTGGTCAATGCGCTGAATCGGATGCACGGCGCAAGTGTCGTCGTTATTTCGACCCGGAATCCGTACGATGTCGAATCATTCAAGGATGTGGGCACGTATATTTGCTTATACGAGAATCGACAGTTCTCTCTGGATGCCGTAGCCAAAGTATTGATGGGTGAGTTTACGCCGCAAGGAAAGCTTCCAGTTAGCCTGAAGTTAGAGGAAATCACGAACTAA
- a CDS encoding copper amine oxidase N-terminal domain-containing protein: MNFKKLIITTIIIASQLAMVIPVSAEEAAKQDTVSAVQQQSTVTSNNLGANEATTSNSNATNPGQEGQVTNEDSTGQDTSVTGENGKTEGTGDNSGAEEGQTEQPTGTDEGQDADGSNSSTTNPATTTNATAGAGQLVLMMNSNKMYQGGKEYIAGYPMEVKNGVSYVSIRAIVERAGLQLSFDNKTKETIISRGNDELRFKLDTSNYRVNGVVTPMKGKSYSAKNNFMVPLTAITKALGIPYTVDNVGKRVILNLSTKPVASFSIGNKEVIAGETDVQYLTNSYSPSGLEIVNEEWTGRQDKFTDPGTYTVTYRVQDSNGQWSDPFSLKINVGKPHTPPLANFMTDKDTYKMGELITYTDLSSDEVGIKELVWENNERAFFTPGQMTIRLKVVNVFGLSSTVERTITITNETLYNRDDFNKLFTPVGEKYAFDGTSVPSWERVNYSISSDPVTLIRSNSPETVYSEGRVYKETASGAMRFMVHHVNSTGKNMKMYVVATNKNETTARLTQNSLGFGGPSQYATAAGKVSVERYYKSLQTGGQYKDVWIAPGESKVIMPELNATTMKQGDVISLFADMYSDQSLEFNVIMIDPNKDPLAIAQSPSLPNLKEDVHNRGTYEDSTRYFQYNDLVGTTRQRLLIGDNSNDPFQVGYDGITNAYKLNAGNFGMLYKIKLYRVAPNTLITFNPRGGRYSGSIMVNGDIVQLSTGGSLSAPNDANVLFRTGDREQTVEFVFTAAPGSNLSVNLLLQPLPEAKQ, translated from the coding sequence ATGAATTTCAAAAAATTAATTATCACTACGATTATTATTGCATCGCAATTAGCAATGGTTATTCCTGTAAGCGCTGAAGAAGCAGCTAAGCAAGATACAGTTAGCGCTGTTCAACAGCAATCTACTGTTACATCGAATAATTTGGGAGCTAACGAGGCTACCACTTCGAATAGCAATGCAACTAATCCTGGTCAAGAGGGTCAAGTGACTAACGAGGATTCGACGGGTCAGGACACATCAGTTACTGGAGAGAACGGTAAGACTGAGGGGACTGGTGACAATAGCGGCGCGGAGGAAGGCCAGACGGAGCAACCGACTGGGACTGACGAAGGCCAAGATGCCGATGGCTCGAATTCTTCAACGACTAACCCAGCCACGACTACAAATGCCACTGCCGGAGCCGGACAACTGGTTCTAATGATGAACAGCAATAAGATGTATCAAGGCGGCAAAGAATACATAGCCGGCTATCCGATGGAAGTGAAGAACGGCGTTTCCTACGTTTCGATCCGTGCCATCGTTGAGCGTGCCGGTTTGCAGCTTTCTTTTGACAATAAGACCAAAGAGACGATTATTTCTCGCGGCAATGACGAGCTCCGCTTCAAGCTGGACACATCAAATTACCGTGTGAACGGCGTCGTTACGCCGATGAAGGGCAAGTCTTATTCGGCCAAGAACAATTTCATGGTGCCTTTGACGGCGATTACGAAGGCGCTTGGTATTCCATATACAGTAGATAATGTCGGTAAGCGTGTTATTCTGAATCTATCGACGAAGCCTGTAGCATCCTTCTCGATTGGCAACAAGGAAGTGATCGCAGGGGAGACAGACGTTCAATATTTGACAAATTCCTATTCCCCGAGCGGGCTTGAGATCGTAAATGAGGAGTGGACAGGGCGCCAGGATAAGTTCACGGACCCGGGGACTTATACGGTAACCTATCGTGTTCAGGATTCCAACGGGCAGTGGAGTGATCCGTTCTCTCTGAAGATTAACGTTGGGAAGCCGCATACTCCGCCTCTTGCCAATTTCATGACCGACAAAGATACGTATAAGATGGGTGAACTGATCACTTATACTGACCTTAGTTCAGATGAAGTAGGCATTAAGGAACTAGTGTGGGAAAATAACGAGCGTGCCTTCTTTACGCCAGGGCAGATGACGATCCGCCTGAAGGTAGTCAATGTATTTGGATTATCTTCCACGGTAGAGCGTACGATCACGATTACGAACGAGACGTTGTATAACCGCGACGATTTCAATAAATTATTCACGCCAGTTGGTGAGAAATACGCTTTTGACGGCACATCTGTCCCATCTTGGGAGAGAGTGAACTACTCGATTTCTTCCGATCCTGTAACATTGATCCGCAGCAACAGCCCAGAGACTGTATATTCGGAAGGTAGAGTATATAAAGAAACGGCAAGCGGCGCAATGCGCTTCATGGTTCACCATGTGAACTCCACGGGCAAGAACATGAAGATGTATGTTGTTGCTACGAATAAGAATGAGACAACTGCTCGTCTGACACAGAATAGCCTCGGTTTTGGTGGACCAAGTCAGTATGCGACGGCTGCAGGAAAAGTTTCGGTTGAACGATATTACAAATCTTTGCAAACCGGTGGTCAATATAAGGATGTTTGGATCGCCCCAGGAGAGAGCAAGGTTATTATGCCAGAGCTTAATGCTACAACGATGAAGCAAGGGGACGTAATATCTCTGTTTGCTGATATGTATAGCGATCAATCACTAGAGTTTAATGTAATCATGATTGATCCGAATAAAGACCCTCTTGCAATAGCACAGTCGCCGTCGCTTCCAAACTTGAAAGAAGATGTTCACAATCGTGGAACCTATGAGGATTCGACTCGATATTTCCAATATAATGATCTAGTTGGAACTACTCGACAAAGACTGCTTATCGGTGATAATTCCAATGATCCGTTCCAGGTTGGGTATGATGGTATAACAAATGCTTATAAACTCAATGCTGGTAACTTTGGAATGTTGTATAAAATTAAGCTGTATCGTGTTGCTCCAAATACACTGATTACGTTTAATCCACGTGGCGGTAGATATTCCGGTTCGATCATGGTGAACGGCGATATCGTACAATTGTCTACAGGTGGTTCGCTTAGCGCACCGAATGATGCCAACGTATTGTTCCGCACAGGCGATCGTGAACAGACCGTTGAATTTGTCTTCACAGCTGCACCAGGCAGCAACTTGTCCGTCAACCTGCTGCTCCAGCCGTTGCCGGAAGCGAAGCAATAA
- a CDS encoding copper amine oxidase N-terminal domain-containing protein gives MKRKLIIVASLVFALTSVLIGGAFASGKITIVVNGQTIPTDVSPRNTDGRVMVPISTISKALGADVTWDSKNQTVIINQKTGTPLSTPDIWNEEINTSGGEWAEIVSIINQYLTAYDSRDEEAWKKTIAPSYIENGSIELAGGGVYPSILELKILDAKKIGELQNGVQYKILVKIVHYMNLSTPFVAKWEFDVSPYMSKGYLIDYANIISDTQLKNYTVFPGLTFTDVSE, from the coding sequence ATGAAAAGAAAGTTAATCATCGTTGCTTCACTTGTTTTTGCTCTTACATCTGTATTAATTGGAGGGGCATTCGCTAGCGGGAAAATCACAATAGTTGTTAATGGACAAACAATACCTACTGACGTTTCCCCCCGTAATACTGATGGAAGAGTCATGGTACCAATTAGTACGATTTCTAAGGCGTTAGGTGCTGATGTAACCTGGGATTCTAAAAATCAAACCGTAATTATTAATCAAAAAACAGGAACTCCGCTTTCTACTCCCGATATATGGAATGAGGAAATAAATACTTCTGGAGGAGAATGGGCAGAAATTGTATCTATAATTAATCAGTATTTGACTGCGTATGATTCAAGAGACGAAGAAGCCTGGAAAAAAACAATAGCCCCTAGTTACATTGAAAATGGCTCAATTGAACTAGCAGGAGGAGGAGTGTATCCTTCCATTTTAGAACTAAAAATATTAGATGCTAAAAAGATAGGAGAATTACAAAATGGAGTCCAATACAAAATACTTGTAAAAATAGTTCATTACATGAACTTATCCACACCGTTTGTGGCTAAATGGGAATTTGATGTCTCTCCATATATGAGCAAGGGATACCTTATAGATTATGCAAACATAATCAGTGATACCCAATTAAAGAATTATACCGTTTTCCCTGGTTTAACATTCACCGATGTTTCTGAATAA
- a CDS encoding transcriptional regulator, whose translation MSLFIQTYEEWLHRNIVEEDNPRRRELLEKGLTHSTYEFLRLCWYPSIGNLDNLHPEWEVRDMKNAVRYLDLAYMPGGAKGCIEIQDYRSHARDIGVTRFKDLCMKHSMLALDDWTILPIAYLSIVEEPKVCRQLILAFIGKFISTSLSSDLDWAEAETLRFARRFMHSFSAVEIADHLRLSDRHTRRVLHGLVERNLLMVTNRKQRYRTYQLATESVEVSSLTGVCKI comes from the coding sequence ATGAGCTTATTTATCCAAACTTATGAAGAGTGGCTGCACAGAAATATTGTGGAGGAGGACAATCCAAGAAGACGTGAGCTCCTTGAAAAAGGCTTGACTCACAGTACTTATGAATTTCTTCGACTATGTTGGTATCCATCAATCGGGAACTTGGATAATCTACACCCTGAATGGGAAGTTAGGGACATGAAGAATGCAGTCCGTTATCTTGACCTGGCCTATATGCCGGGAGGCGCCAAAGGATGTATTGAAATTCAAGATTACCGATCTCACGCCAGAGATATTGGTGTTACACGCTTTAAGGATTTATGCATGAAGCATTCGATGCTTGCTCTAGATGACTGGACAATACTCCCTATAGCATATCTTTCGATAGTTGAGGAACCCAAGGTTTGTAGGCAACTTATACTGGCCTTTATTGGAAAATTCATATCGACTTCATTGTCATCAGATTTGGATTGGGCTGAAGCAGAAACGCTTCGATTTGCCCGTAGATTCATGCATTCTTTTTCAGCAGTCGAAATCGCCGATCACCTTCGACTTTCTGATCGTCACACTCGGCGCGTCCTGCATGGATTAGTTGAACGGAATTTGTTGATGGTCACTAATAGAAAACAGCGTTATCGGACTTATCAGCTTGCTACAGAGTCAGTAGAAGTTAGTAGTTTGACAGGGGTGTGCAAAATCTAA
- a CDS encoding Fur family transcriptional regulator: MLSTEDIIGVMSAQGLRITDQRKSLAKLFAERDGYLTPKDVYEYMGKQYSGLSFDTVYRNLRVMEELGVLEQVVFEDGLKFRVSCSKEGHHHHHMICLQCEKTYPIHFCPMPMTDAPEEFQIVKHKFEVFGYCKNCRPDKCQVPASNTGKELGGGV; this comes from the coding sequence ATGCTGTCGACAGAGGATATTATCGGTGTGATGTCTGCCCAGGGTTTGCGAATCACCGACCAGCGCAAAAGCTTGGCCAAACTGTTCGCAGAACGGGACGGTTATCTAACGCCAAAAGATGTATATGAGTATATGGGCAAACAATACAGTGGGCTTAGCTTCGATACCGTATACAGAAATCTCAGGGTTATGGAAGAGCTCGGAGTGCTCGAGCAAGTTGTATTTGAGGATGGACTGAAGTTCAGAGTCAGCTGCAGCAAGGAAGGGCATCATCATCACCATATGATTTGCTTGCAGTGCGAGAAGACGTATCCAATTCATTTCTGCCCGATGCCCATGACGGATGCCCCTGAGGAGTTCCAGATCGTGAAGCATAAATTTGAAGTATTCGGTTATTGCAAAAATTGCCGCCCTGACAAGTGTCAGGTCCCAGCTTCGAATACGGGTAAGGAATTGGGCGGAGGCGTATAA
- the yidD gene encoding membrane protein insertion efficiency factor YidD — MGIVRKTFQAPIHVYRKFISPLKPPTCRFYPTCSAYALEAIEVHGPLKGSWLAARRIVKCHPFHPGGVDLVPPKKTHVKYKDKAGRV; from the coding sequence ATGGGCATCGTCCGCAAGACTTTTCAGGCGCCGATCCATGTATACCGTAAATTTATTTCGCCGCTGAAGCCTCCAACCTGCCGCTTCTATCCGACCTGCTCGGCGTATGCGTTGGAAGCGATTGAAGTGCATGGGCCCTTGAAGGGCTCCTGGCTGGCCGCTAGGCGGATCGTGAAGTGCCACCCTTTTCATCCAGGTGGTGTGGACCTGGTACCGCCCAAGAAGACTCACGTCAAGTATAAAGATAAGGCAGGGCGGGTATAA